CTCCTCGACCAAGATGAAGGAGATCCTCACCGAGGTCGGAAGGAGCATACTCGACTCCTTCGAGCAGGACTGCGCCAAGGCCGGCGTGGAGGTCGAAACCCAGCTCATCACAGGTGTAGTCACTAACGAGATAAGCGAGAGGGCCAAGCTCTCGGACCTCGTCATAATGGGCAGGAAGGGCGTGCACGAGCGCTTCGAGCACGGCCTTCTGGGCTCGACGACCGAAGGGGTTATAAGGAAGTCCCCCACGCCGGTCATGATCGTGCCGGAGAAGTTCACCGAGCCCCGGAGCCCTCTTATTGCCTATAACGGCAGCCAGAACGCGGCGAAGGCCCTGCATGCCGCCGCGGAGTTCACTAAAACCCTTGCGCTCCCCCTGACCGTCCTTACCGCCGCCAGGGGGGATGAGACCGACGCCATCTTGAAGGGCGCCGAAGACTACCTGAAGCCCTACGCCGTAGAGGCGAGTTTTGCCCGCGTGGAGGACGAGCCCGCGGTCGGCATACCCGCCTACTACGGCGAAAAAGGCCACGACCTGCTCTTCATGGGCAGTTCACACCACTCCAGGGTCGTGGAGATGGTGCTCGGGAGCACCGCCGAGGCCGTCACGAGAAAGGTGGAGGGCCCGGTCTTCTTCCAGAAGTAAGCCCCCAGTTTTTCATCTATCACCCACCTCCCCATCTCTTTTCCCGGGAACTCGCCCGTATCTTATTGACTTACCTTTTTTTTATGTGCTAAAAAGATGAAAGGTCGTGATGCGTATTTGAAAGATTTTCCGCATCACGCACACGCATAACGCATCACGGTATTTATTGTCATGGCGATTGAGATGAAAGACAGCCGCATAGAGGAGGTCAAGGCCCTCCTTCATGGTGGGGACGTGGCCGGGGCCGGAAGGTTACTGGCAGTACTCCACCCCTCGGACACCGCGCGGGTGCTCGAGGGTATAGAGCAGCAGCGGGCGCTCGAGATATTCCGCTCCTTCGCGCCGGAGTTCGCCTCGGAGGTGCTGCTCGAACTCGACGAGAGGCTCCGCAAGGCCGTGCTATCCTCCATACCGGAGACCACGCTCGTCGAGGTCGTCGAGGAGATGGAGACCGACGACGCGGCCGACGTCATCTCCGGGCTGCCCTCGGCCGAGGCCAGGAAGGTCCTCGACGGCATCGACTGGAAAGAGTCGATACACGTCCAGAAACTCCTTAAGTACCCCGACGATACGGCCGGGGGGAAGATGCAGGCCGAGCTGGTCTCGGTCGTAGAGGACGCGACCGTGGAGGAGACCATCGAGGAGGTAAGGAGGAAGAGCGATGAGGTCGAGAACATCTCGAGCGTCTTCGTGGTAGACGGGGAGGGGAGGCTCGTTGGCGCGGTGCCGCTTACAAAGCTCATATTCGCAAGTGCCGGCGACGCGGTCAGGAGTGTTGCGGACACCGGTCCCGTAAAGGTCTCGACCGATGTGGACCAGGAAGAGGTGGCGAGGATGTTCCAGCGCTACGACCTCCTGAGCATGCCCGTTGTGGACGGGGAGAACCGGCTGGTGGGCCGGATAACCATAGACGACGTGGTGGACGTTATAGAGGAGGAGATATTCGAGGACTTTTACCGTATGGCGAGCCTTAATACGGGCGAGCGCGCCCTCGACCCCCCGGGGAGGTCCTTTGGGATGCGCTCGCCGTGGCTGCTCCTTAACCTCGGCACGGCCTTTATAGCGGCAAGTGTCGTAAAGCTCTTCGAGGGCACCATTGAGAGCATGGTGATGCTGGCGGTCCTTATGCCCGTGGTGGCGGGGCTCGGGGGGAACGCGGCCACACAGACCATAACGGTAGTGGTAAGGGGCTTTGCGCTCGGCGAGATAGGCATGGCCAATGCCAGGAAGCTCCTTATAAAAGAGGTGATGGTGGGGCTCGGGAACGGGCTGCTGGTGGGGGCCGTTGCCGCGCTCTTCGCTTGCCTCATAGGCGCGAGCTTCATGGTAGGGGTGCTTCTTTTCCTGGCTATGACCGCGAGCCTCGTCGTGGCGGGCTTTAGCGGCGCGGTTATACCGCTCATCCTGAAGTGGCTCAACGCCGACCCGGCACTCTCGGCGAGCGTCTTTGTCACGGCCTGTACGGACGTGGGGGGGTTCTTCACCTTGCTGGGGCTCGCCGCACTCTTCATGAAGGCGGGGTGGTTGTGAAGAGACGGGGTTCGTTCAAGACGGAGGCGGTCGTGCTCAACTCCATCGACTACGGCGAGTCCGACAGGATACTTACCTTTTACACGCCCGGCGACGGCAAGATGAGCGGCATAGCCAAGGGGGCGCGCAGGAGCAGGCGGAGGTTCGTCGGCAACCTCGAGCCGCCCTCCCATATCTCTCTCATGTACTACCACAAGCCCGGGGCCGGGATGGTGAGGGTCGAGGCCGCCTCGCTCGTCGACGGCTTTAGCGGCCTCAAGGCGGATATCGAGGGGCTTGCCCGCGCGAGCTACCTCCTTGAGCTCGTGAGCGAGATGACAGGGGAGGGTCAGGCCAACCCGGCGCTCTTCGAGTTGCTGGTCGGCTTTCTGCGGGTCATGGATGGGTGGGATGGACGGGCCGAACGGGATGGACGGGGCGCGGGAGGGGAGTCCCTTCTGAGGTTCTTCGAGATAAAGCTCCTGAGCATACTCGGCTACATGCCCCATCTCGAGGGGTGCGTGGTCTGCAGGGGAGGGACCGACGGCCCGGGCAGGACCGTATTCAGCTCCGAAAAGGGGGGTATGGTCTGCGGCGGCTGTGCGCGCGGGCTCACCGAGACCGTACCGCTGTCGGCCGGTACGGCCAGGTTCCTCGCCATGGCCGCCAGGCTCGATATGGATAAGCTCACAAGGCTTGTGCCCGACCCCGCACTGCTCCGGGAAGGGGAGAGGGTGCTCACCCGCTTCATACGCCACCAGACGGGCAAGGAGCTTAAGACCGTAAAGTTCATGGAAAAACTCAGGGCCGCCGCACTGTAGATGCGAGAGGAGGGAAGATGCTCTTTCAGGACGTGATAATGGGGCTTCAAAAGTTCTGGGCCGAGAGGGGCTGTATAATACACCAGCCCTACGACATCGAAAAAGGGGCCGGTACGTTCCACCCGGCGACGTTTCTGAGGGTGCTCGGGCCCGAGCCATGGCGGGCCGCCTATGTGGAGCCCTCCCGCCGTCCCACGGACGGCAGGTACGGCGAGAACCCCAACCGCCTGCAGCACTACTACCAGTTCCAGGTGATACTGAAACCGTCGCCCGACGACATTCAGGAGCTATACCTGGAGAGCTTGAGGTATCTCGGCATAGACCCGCTCGAGCACGACATACGGTTCGTCGAGGACGACTGGGAGTCGCCGACGCTCGGGGCCTGGGGGCTCGGCTGGGAGGTATGGCTCGACGGAATGGAGATAACGCAGTTCACCTACTTCCAGCAGGCCGGGGGCATAGACCTGAAACCCGTCTCCGGGGAGCTTACTTACGGGATCGAGCGGATCGCAATGTACCTGCAGGGGGTGGACAGCATCTACGACCTCGAATGGACTCCAGGGGTGAGCTACGGGGACGTGCATCACCGGGGCGAGGTCGAGTACTCGAGGTACAACTTCGAGGAAGCCGATACGGGGATGCTCATGAAGCTTTTCGACATGTACGAGGCCGAGTGCAAGAGGCTCTTGGGTAAGGGGCTTGTCTTCCCCGCCTACGACATGTGTCTTAAGTGCTCGCATACCTTTAACCTGCTCGACGCCCGGGGCGCGATAAGCGTGGCCGAGAGGACGAGGTTCATCGGCAGGGTCAGGGCGCTCGCCAGGGGCTCGGCCGAGGGGTACCTCGGTGTGCGCGAAGAGATGGGCTTTCCGCTGCTGAAAGAAGAGAAGAATGGAAAAAAAGGGGAAAAAAAGAAAAAGGCGGGTTGAGGGGGCAGGGTCGTTCGCTGCCAGGCCCTTCCCGAGCATATTTATGGTATAATTAGTAAGAGCGGGGCATCTTCAATAAAAGAACCGCCGGGTCCTGGAAAGGTAAAGATTTTCCGTAATCTGATAAAAATTTCCGAATCCCGGGGTTGCCCGATAGCCCCTCACAGGCGTAACCCCTTGATTTTTAAAGACCTCCATATCTGGCACGTTTCTTGCTTATTTATATAAGTAAGCAGAACGACTTATAGAGGGAGGAACCTGGAATGAGAGCCAAGAGAAATAGAAAGAGGGTCATGCTTCTGTATAAGGTGCGGTTCGGTATTGGCACCGAGCCGGAGCATAGCTCCATTATTACCACCTTTTCCGACAGGGGCGCGCAGATCAAGACCAACACGGTCTATGAAAAGGGCACGTTGCTTCACCTTACCATAGAGAAAGATTTCTGGAAGTACGAGGCCGAAGCTGTCGTGGTCTGGTCGAAGAAGGTGACGCCCGAGGTCGCGCCTTACGTAAACCACGGCATGGGAGTGCAGTTCACGAGCCTGGACGAGGGGCTCGCCCACCTTTACGACAGGAAGATAAAGGCCCTCGGCGGAGGGACGGAGACCATCCTTTAGGCCGCGGGCCTTTTTATCAGGCCCGCACGCAGTCCGTCTTGCCTTTCCATCCCCTATTCACCCCCCCCG
The DNA window shown above is from Thermodesulfobacteriota bacterium and carries:
- the mgtE gene encoding magnesium transporter, producing MKDSRIEEVKALLHGGDVAGAGRLLAVLHPSDTARVLEGIEQQRALEIFRSFAPEFASEVLLELDERLRKAVLSSIPETTLVEVVEEMETDDAADVISGLPSAEARKVLDGIDWKESIHVQKLLKYPDDTAGGKMQAELVSVVEDATVEETIEEVRRKSDEVENISSVFVVDGEGRLVGAVPLTKLIFASAGDAVRSVADTGPVKVSTDVDQEEVARMFQRYDLLSMPVVDGENRLVGRITIDDVVDVIEEEIFEDFYRMASLNTGERALDPPGRSFGMRSPWLLLNLGTAFIAASVVKLFEGTIESMVMLAVLMPVVAGLGGNAATQTITVVVRGFALGEIGMANARKLLIKEVMVGLGNGLLVGAVAALFACLIGASFMVGVLLFLAMTASLVVAGFSGAVIPLILKWLNADPALSASVFVTACTDVGGFFTLLGLAALFMKAGWL
- the glyQ gene encoding glycine--tRNA ligase subunit alpha, translating into MLFQDVIMGLQKFWAERGCIIHQPYDIEKGAGTFHPATFLRVLGPEPWRAAYVEPSRRPTDGRYGENPNRLQHYYQFQVILKPSPDDIQELYLESLRYLGIDPLEHDIRFVEDDWESPTLGAWGLGWEVWLDGMEITQFTYFQQAGGIDLKPVSGELTYGIERIAMYLQGVDSIYDLEWTPGVSYGDVHHRGEVEYSRYNFEEADTGMLMKLFDMYEAECKRLLGKGLVFPAYDMCLKCSHTFNLLDARGAISVAERTRFIGRVRALARGSAEGYLGVREEMGFPLLKEEKNGKKGEKKKKAG
- the recO gene encoding DNA repair protein RecO; translation: MKRRGSFKTEAVVLNSIDYGESDRILTFYTPGDGKMSGIAKGARRSRRRFVGNLEPPSHISLMYYHKPGAGMVRVEAASLVDGFSGLKADIEGLARASYLLELVSEMTGEGQANPALFELLVGFLRVMDGWDGRAERDGRGAGGESLLRFFEIKLLSILGYMPHLEGCVVCRGGTDGPGRTVFSSEKGGMVCGGCARGLTETVPLSAGTARFLAMAARLDMDKLTRLVPDPALLREGERVLTRFIRHQTGKELKTVKFMEKLRAAAL
- a CDS encoding PilZ domain-containing protein, encoding MRAKRNRKRVMLLYKVRFGIGTEPEHSSIITTFSDRGAQIKTNTVYEKGTLLHLTIEKDFWKYEAEAVVVWSKKVTPEVAPYVNHGMGVQFTSLDEGLAHLYDRKIKALGGGTETIL
- a CDS encoding universal stress protein, whose protein sequence is MIRKILISLDGSAHAAAATECGLWLSRGLDARVSGIHVVDVAALEGPFIHDLVGSLGFEPLLNSSTKMKEILTEVGRSILDSFEQDCAKAGVEVETQLITGVVTNEISERAKLSDLVIMGRKGVHERFEHGLLGSTTEGVIRKSPTPVMIVPEKFTEPRSPLIAYNGSQNAAKALHAAAEFTKTLALPLTVLTAARGDETDAILKGAEDYLKPYAVEASFARVEDEPAVGIPAYYGEKGHDLLFMGSSHHSRVVEMVLGSTAEAVTRKVEGPVFFQK